A genomic segment from Equus przewalskii isolate Varuska chromosome X, EquPr2, whole genome shotgun sequence encodes:
- the AWAT2 gene encoding acyl-CoA wax alcohol acyltransferase 2 produces the protein MKLLPSKMDLKTALEVFAVFQWTLSIVMIITTVILVNLYLVVFTPYWPVTVLILTWLAFDWKTPQQGGRRVNCVRNWKLWKHYSDYFPLKLLKTHDISPSQNYILVCHPHGLMSHSYFGHFATESSGFSKIFPDITPYLLTLGAFFWVPFFRDYLMCSGCCSVSQSSMDFLLTHKGTGNMLVVVVGGLAECRYSLPGSTTLVLKNRTGFVRTALRHGVALIPAYSFGETDLYNQYIFPPGSLGNRFQKLFQRMVHIYPCAFYGRGFTENSRGLLPYARPVTTIVGKPLPVPKIENPSQEMVAEYHTLYTDALCKLFDQHKTRFGISETQELVIA, from the exons ATGAAGCTCTTGCCCTCCAAGATGGACCTCAAGACTGCCCTAGAGGTCTTCGCTGTTTTCCAATGGACCCTCAGCATCGTGATGATTA taACCACTGTGATCCTTGTCAACCTCTACCTGGTGGTGTTCACACCATACTGGCCTGTCACTGTGCTCATTCTCACCTGGCTGGCTTTTGACTGGAAGACCCCTCAGCAAG GTGGTCGCCGGGTCAACTGTGTAAGGAATTGGAAGCTGTGGAAACACTACAGTGATTACTTCCCCCTCAAG CTTTTGAAGACTCATGATATCTCCCCCAGCCAGAACTACATCCTTGTCTGCCACCCTCATGGGCTCATGTCTCATTCATACTTTGGCCACTTTGCCACAGAGAGCTCAGGCTTCTCCAAGATCTTTCCTGACATCACACCTTACCTACTCACACTAGGAGCCTTTTTCTGGGTGCCTTTCTTCAGAGACTATCTCATGTGTTCAG GGTGCTGCTCTGTGAGCCAATCCTCCATGGACTTTCTGCTTACGCATAAAGGCACAGGCAACATGCTGGTTGTGGTGGTTGGTGGCCTGGCTGAGTGCAGATACAGCCTGCCAGGCTCTACCACCCTGGTCTTGAAGAACCGGACTGGCTTTGTACGCACGGCCCTTCGGCATGG GGTGGCTCTAATCCCTGCCTATTCCTTTGGGGAGACAGACCTCTACAATCAGTACATTTTCCCTCCTGGGAGCTTGGGCAATCGCTTCCAGAAGTTGTTCCAGCGTATGGTACACATCTACCCTTGTGCTTTTTATGGGCGTGGCTTCACTGAGAACTCCCGGGGCCTTTTGCCCTATGCTCGGCCTGTAACCACCATTG TTGGGAAGCCTCTACCAGTGCCCAAGATTGAAAACCCAAGCCAGGAGATGGTGGCTGAATACCACACACTCTATACTGATGCACTATGTAAACTGTTCGACCAGCATAAGACCAGATTTGGCATCTCAGAGACCCAGGAGCTGGTGATAGCTTGA